One window of Isachenkonia alkalipeptolytica genomic DNA carries:
- a CDS encoding NAD-dependent deacylase, with amino-acid sequence MKNEVMELADLLKNSKHVVVLTGAGMDTESNIPDFRGKDGWWKNMDPRTVASIDTLQENYSLFHEFYSMRLKMLEGVKPHKGHFILAELESRGMIEGIATQNVAGLHAMAGSRRVYELHGNIRSIRCNNCHREAGLKNFLNKEKCNFCGGALRPGVVLFGEMLPNEAWDSAMSAIERSDLLVVIGTSLEVYPVNQLPMMTRGKTVLINNEDRGGSGMFDLKIIGKAREVLEELYDNLED; translated from the coding sequence ATGAAGAATGAAGTTATGGAACTGGCAGATTTACTAAAAAACTCCAAGCATGTGGTGGTACTCACGGGAGCAGGGATGGACACCGAAAGCAATATTCCCGACTTTCGTGGAAAAGACGGCTGGTGGAAAAACATGGACCCGAGAACCGTGGCAAGTATTGATACCCTACAGGAAAACTATTCGCTATTTCATGAATTTTATTCCATGCGACTGAAGATGCTGGAAGGTGTTAAGCCCCATAAAGGACACTTCATACTCGCCGAGCTTGAGAGCAGGGGAATGATTGAGGGCATTGCCACCCAGAACGTAGCAGGCTTACATGCCATGGCGGGGAGCCGTAGGGTGTATGAACTCCATGGAAATATTCGAAGCATCCGATGCAATAACTGCCACCGGGAGGCCGGGCTAAAAAACTTCTTAAACAAGGAAAAATGTAACTTCTGCGGTGGCGCCCTACGACCCGGGGTGGTGTTGTTCGGAGAAATGCTGCCTAACGAGGCCTGGGATTCCGCCATGAGCGCCATCGAGAGAAGCGACTTACTGGTGGTTATCGGCACCAGCCTGGAGGTATATCCCGTAAATCAGTTGCCGATGATGACCCGGGGAAAAACCGTATTGATTAATAATGAAGACCGGGGCGGCAGCGGAATGTTTGATTTGAAAATCATCGGGAAAGCCCGGGAGGTACTCGAGGAGTTGTATGACAATCTGGAAGATTAG
- a CDS encoding ATP-binding cassette domain-containing protein, translating to MQRDEIKREDRQHSEEETEAMIELKNLTYRYEAEAVLQDLTTSLSSPKIYGLMGRNGAGKTTLLALINGYINRGEGSLKVFGENPFDNLSVAVDVSYHGKPDFKEERNKVEEILGFYRRYRPNFEIDIAKELLGDFDISLDKTIKKLSQGKQSALNGILGLASGTPVTLLDEVYVGMDAPSRTRMYRAILDEQIRRPRLMILSTHMVSEMDYLFDHVLILKNGKLLIDAPVDEVLEKGIAVSGEKSKVEDFTKDLQVLHREALGPIEKTVVYDEITEEDRKRGLETGLEFEETSLQDLFIHLTEGTEKVAGKKSMGKEDTK from the coding sequence ATGCAAAGGGATGAAATAAAAAGAGAAGACCGGCAACATTCCGAAGAGGAAACCGAGGCGATGATCGAGTTGAAAAATCTTACCTATCGCTATGAAGCCGAGGCCGTACTACAGGATCTAACCACTTCACTAAGCAGCCCGAAAATATATGGACTAATGGGACGAAATGGCGCAGGGAAAACCACGCTGCTCGCTTTGATCAACGGCTATATAAATAGGGGGGAAGGGTCCTTAAAGGTCTTTGGTGAAAACCCCTTTGACAATCTTTCCGTTGCAGTGGACGTCAGTTATCACGGAAAGCCGGATTTTAAGGAGGAACGGAACAAGGTAGAAGAGATCCTAGGCTTTTATCGGCGATATCGACCGAATTTTGAAATCGATATTGCGAAGGAGCTCTTAGGGGATTTCGATATCTCCCTGGACAAGACTATTAAAAAACTCTCCCAGGGAAAGCAGTCGGCGCTGAATGGGATATTGGGGCTGGCAAGCGGTACGCCGGTGACATTGTTGGACGAAGTTTATGTCGGCATGGACGCCCCTTCCAGAACTAGAATGTACCGGGCGATTTTAGATGAGCAAATCAGAAGGCCCCGTTTGATGATCCTATCCACCCACATGGTCTCGGAGATGGATTATTTATTCGATCATGTGCTGATTCTTAAAAACGGAAAATTACTCATTGATGCACCGGTGGATGAAGTGCTGGAAAAGGGAATTGCTGTCAGCGGCGAAAAGTCGAAAGTTGAAGATTTCACTAAGGATTTACAGGTGCTTCACCGGGAAGCCTTAGGACCCATAGAAAAGACCGTGGTTTATGACGAAATCACAGAGGAAGACAGGAAAAGAGGTCTGGAAACCGGTTTGGAATTTGAAGAGACTTCTCTGCAGGATTTATTTATTCATCTAACGGAAGGGACGGAAAAAGTCGCCGGAAAGAAAAGCATGGGAAAGGAGGATACAAAATGA
- a CDS encoding sodium:solute symporter family transporter, translated as MSWIDWILVGVYLLGLVVLGVKLGKTNKTEKDYFLGGRNFKWWAIGLSIIATQVSAVTFIGAPGWAYTDGLSAIIMTLNIPLVLFFISGIFHPFFYNIQVTSVYEYLEKRFGKVIRALMAFAFLFKSIMVMGTILYAPALVLARVTGISIYLAIGIMAAIGIFYTILGGIKAVIWTDVTQMVVLWFGLVLTIFTVVQSMPGDFTTSIASIRDAGRMTALNFTQGLSVANSVWAGLIGGAVLHLGYFGIDQAQVQRVLTAKSMRHVKHSLWFGGFVVVIQMFFFMMMGSFLYVYFQGIPFENPNDVFIRFALTEFPVGLLGIIIAAIFASAMSSLDSLLNSMTTVVIKDVYKNHMNPGASDEQVLKISKKLTLVFGIFMAVFAVIVSTSNLSILEAISVYGSYLLGSMLGVFILGMLTVKANEKGTAAGFVLGIVAVAFVAQNTEVYWMWNNLIGAGTTIIAGYVISICTGSETKDITLYTIQGQKALFDKRKFSEMEDGVFIAPGRFEKRSYGLLIYLAVILLFFYLIG; from the coding sequence ATGAGTTGGATCGATTGGATTTTAGTGGGGGTATATCTACTTGGTCTTGTGGTATTAGGAGTGAAATTAGGTAAAACTAACAAAACCGAAAAGGACTACTTTTTAGGAGGAAGAAATTTTAAATGGTGGGCCATCGGTTTATCGATTATTGCAACCCAGGTCAGTGCCGTAACCTTTATCGGTGCTCCGGGATGGGCCTATACCGATGGCCTTTCTGCAATTATTATGACATTAAATATTCCCCTGGTACTTTTTTTTATCAGCGGTATATTTCATCCATTTTTTTACAACATCCAGGTTACTTCCGTGTATGAGTATTTGGAAAAACGTTTCGGAAAAGTGATTCGGGCACTGATGGCTTTTGCCTTTTTATTTAAGTCCATTATGGTTATGGGAACGATTTTGTATGCCCCGGCTTTGGTACTGGCAAGAGTAACGGGAATATCTATTTACCTGGCCATCGGCATAATGGCGGCCATTGGAATATTCTATACGATTTTAGGGGGAATCAAAGCCGTAATCTGGACGGATGTTACCCAAATGGTCGTACTTTGGTTTGGACTGGTTCTTACGATTTTCACGGTGGTTCAAAGCATGCCCGGAGATTTCACAACAAGCATTGCATCGATCCGGGATGCGGGAAGGATGACGGCTCTGAATTTTACGCAGGGACTATCGGTGGCAAATAGTGTTTGGGCCGGGTTGATTGGAGGAGCGGTGCTTCACTTGGGATATTTCGGGATTGATCAAGCCCAGGTGCAACGGGTACTTACAGCGAAATCCATGCGCCATGTAAAACATTCTTTATGGTTCGGAGGGTTTGTGGTCGTAATACAAATGTTTTTCTTTATGATGATGGGTTCCTTTCTTTACGTTTACTTTCAGGGGATTCCCTTTGAAAATCCCAACGATGTCTTTATACGATTTGCCTTAACCGAGTTTCCCGTAGGACTGTTAGGGATTATCATTGCTGCGATCTTTGCATCGGCCATGTCCAGTCTGGACTCATTACTAAATTCCATGACTACCGTGGTGATCAAAGATGTGTATAAAAACCATATGAATCCTGGAGCTTCCGATGAGCAGGTCTTGAAGATTTCCAAGAAACTTACTTTGGTCTTTGGAATATTTATGGCGGTCTTTGCGGTAATCGTCAGCACTTCGAATTTATCCATTCTTGAAGCCATTAGTGTGTACGGTTCCTACCTACTGGGATCCATGCTTGGAGTATTTATTTTAGGGATGCTGACAGTAAAAGCCAATGAAAAAGGAACCGCAGCGGGATTTGTCCTGGGAATAGTAGCGGTAGCTTTTGTGGCACAAAACACCGAGGTTTATTGGATGTGGAACAATTTAATCGGTGCGGGAACCACCATTATCGCAGGGTATGTTATTAGTATATGTACGGGTTCGGAAACCAAAGATATTACACTCTATACCATACAAGGACAAAAAGCACTCTTTGATAAACGGAAATTCTCGGAGATGGAAGACGGAGTGTTTATTGCTCCCGGTCGATTTGAGAAGAGGTCATACGGACTGTTAATTTACCTGGCGGTGATTTTACTTTTCTTCTACCTTATCGGTTAA
- a CDS encoding GntR family transcriptional regulator, protein MKGSLKGDKPIYLQIKEGIEDQILQGELKEGDQIPSTNEMVRFYKVNHLTVSKGMNLLFDDGIIFKKRGVGMFVEKGAREKLLEQRKEIFQDQYILPLLREAEKIGLEKKDLIKMIDKKEGE, encoded by the coding sequence GTGAAGGGTTCGCTAAAAGGAGACAAACCCATATATTTACAGATCAAAGAGGGGATAGAGGATCAGATCTTACAGGGGGAACTAAAGGAAGGGGATCAGATACCCTCCACTAATGAAATGGTTCGATTTTATAAAGTCAATCATTTAACCGTATCCAAGGGGATGAACCTTCTGTTTGACGATGGGATCATCTTTAAAAAACGGGGAGTGGGCATGTTTGTGGAGAAAGGGGCCAGGGAAAAATTGCTGGAACAGCGAAAGGAGATCTTTCAGGATCAGTACATTTTACCTTTACTGCGGGAAGCCGAAAAAATCGGATTGGAAAAGAAAGATCTCATCAAGATGATCGACAAAAAAGAGGGGGAATAA
- a CDS encoding serine hydrolase has product MRQEEAKKAIEDMFRKQVQQDPKAKNAYLLVHSDKLDFHMNIAEGSTGDWPASPGQANYMASVGKLFTATIISILHEKGALSFEDPINNHLDGELLQGLHVYKGKDYTKDIKIKHLLKQTSGLNDSFWPLLEKLLEEKDFNMTPREAVLWGKNT; this is encoded by the coding sequence GTGCGTCAGGAAGAAGCTAAAAAAGCAATTGAAGATATGTTTAGAAAGCAGGTACAACAAGACCCTAAAGCCAAGAATGCGTATTTATTGGTTCATTCAGACAAGTTGGATTTTCATATGAATATTGCGGAGGGTTCCACCGGGGATTGGCCGGCAAGCCCCGGGCAAGCGAACTACATGGCCAGTGTGGGTAAATTATTTACCGCTACGATCATCAGCATCTTACATGAAAAGGGGGCCCTCTCCTTTGAGGATCCCATCAACAATCACTTAGACGGGGAATTACTGCAAGGTCTTCATGTGTACAAGGGCAAAGACTATACCAAGGATATCAAAATCAAGCATTTGCTAAAACAAACCTCAGGTTTAAATGATAGTTTCTGGCCCCTGCTGGAGAAGCTTTTGGAAGAGAAGGATTTTAACATGACCCCTCGGGAGGCCGTCCTCTGGGGGAAAAACACTTAA
- a CDS encoding tetratricopeptide repeat protein translates to MEKGFKLGIEDIKIQTPGAQIMDRILKEYESLDAFGEKINLYSDSIKQYLYSKNLGSGAFKVKLTMALEEDFHNLYIPEEDQIKHYVSNLLLYKEQYNKKEDVQVLERLKKICFEREMLKEYIDVCRAYASYYYNLNDLDRSIAYYDLAIDYLKKKEGQPRLILTMSELGLALLAKKDRERLQELMPYIVRRLDKANEDFIHNMDQIYYNLGLIYNHLKKHESALLMFENGERLTERNTMKAKCLIAKGNYELLQDNYQKAEELYLKSKKIIRYQGKVVEENMADYSLARLYYKMNQIKKAEVLMDDVIHRLRGKITATRNDYLTVYIQIKMRLRKKGEVLAVLEQMIDEEKEGYIYYLHQLNVINRIVDEMDAKNPLLKNLKELMIEKAREERRWDPDCLDKLKVIIGSIMIKD, encoded by the coding sequence TTGGAAAAAGGCTTTAAGTTAGGCATAGAAGACATCAAAATCCAAACCCCCGGGGCTCAGATCATGGACCGGATCCTAAAAGAATATGAAAGTCTGGATGCTTTTGGAGAGAAGATCAATCTGTATTCCGATTCCATTAAGCAATATCTATACAGTAAAAATTTGGGTTCCGGGGCTTTTAAAGTGAAATTGACCATGGCTTTGGAAGAGGACTTTCATAATCTGTACATTCCTGAGGAAGACCAGATTAAGCATTATGTGTCGAATTTATTACTCTATAAAGAACAGTACAATAAAAAAGAAGACGTTCAGGTTTTGGAACGATTGAAAAAAATCTGCTTTGAAAGAGAAATGTTAAAAGAGTATATTGATGTATGTCGGGCCTATGCTTCTTATTATTATAACCTGAACGACTTGGACCGCAGCATTGCCTATTATGACCTGGCCATTGACTACTTAAAGAAAAAAGAAGGTCAACCCCGTCTGATTCTTACCATGTCAGAGTTGGGGCTGGCCTTGCTGGCAAAAAAGGATCGGGAGCGTCTACAGGAATTAATGCCCTATATTGTACGGCGCCTAGATAAGGCCAACGAAGATTTTATCCATAACATGGATCAAATCTATTATAATTTGGGACTGATCTATAATCATCTGAAAAAACATGAATCTGCATTATTGATGTTTGAGAACGGGGAAAGACTTACCGAAAGAAACACCATGAAAGCAAAATGCTTGATTGCGAAAGGGAATTATGAACTTTTGCAGGATAATTATCAAAAGGCCGAGGAACTTTATTTAAAATCCAAAAAGATCATTCGCTATCAAGGAAAGGTCGTAGAAGAGAATATGGCGGATTATTCCTTGGCTCGGCTATACTACAAAATGAATCAAATTAAAAAAGCAGAAGTGTTGATGGATGATGTGATTCATCGTTTAAGGGGCAAAATCACTGCAACCCGGAACGACTATTTAACGGTTTATATTCAGATTAAAATGCGTCTTCGGAAAAAGGGAGAAGTTTTGGCTGTTTTGGAACAGATGATTGATGAGGAGAAGGAAGGATATATTTATTATCTCCATCAATTGAACGTAATTAACAGGATTGTGGATGAGATGGATGCGAAAAATCCCTTATTAAAGAATTTAAAAGAGCTGATGATCGAAAAGGCCAGGGAAGAGCGGCGCTGGGATCCGGACTGCCTGGATAAGCTGAAAGTGATTATTGGAAGCATTATGATTAAAGATTAA
- a CDS encoding MFS transporter — MTDAQAINKDDELVILGKDRTNPQRLVAFFSILVVYFFYCYNFMIGTFVRPTMVTEIAAGGFGFTLSQAEAIFAIMSFATIPGTLMYGKLAGTIGKKRTLMIIAVMFATTTYLPLLAPTNFTLWRIARFVTGLSLGGVFGTAVPLVAEMFPQKHRGKLAAILTSTFSVAMIFAGWLYGVLGDGNWEMLIYTAVIPPLVGTVMIFFFVPSDRQHAEELKKKAKEKGEKVSYLSMYKGKYLFIGIGVIVLSGFNFLAYSAFANNATTYLTNELGMAAAVAGSIYSLQGIGQLIGYNIWGFIADKFGRKVPAIGMALAAVGVFIYMQLNPENVTAFRMVSLMIGFSVGFSGAWGAYYTELFPKRFSALAPGISFNGGRIISSIALPFVAGVGSSAAGMTGIFSIVMAVFVAGAVLWLFLPETLNKPREE, encoded by the coding sequence ATGACAGATGCACAAGCAATCAATAAAGATGATGAACTGGTTATTCTCGGGAAGGACCGAACGAATCCCCAACGGTTAGTGGCATTTTTTTCGATCCTGGTCGTGTATTTTTTCTACTGTTATAATTTTATGATCGGAACCTTTGTAAGACCCACCATGGTTACGGAAATTGCCGCCGGAGGATTCGGATTCACCCTCTCTCAAGCGGAAGCCATCTTTGCGATAATGTCCTTTGCCACTATTCCCGGTACATTGATGTATGGAAAGTTGGCAGGAACCATCGGAAAAAAACGAACACTGATGATTATTGCAGTGATGTTTGCCACAACCACTTACTTACCCTTATTGGCGCCGACGAATTTTACCCTTTGGAGAATTGCCCGGTTTGTAACGGGACTGTCCCTAGGTGGGGTATTTGGAACCGCGGTACCCCTTGTGGCGGAAATGTTTCCTCAAAAGCATCGAGGGAAACTTGCGGCAATTCTAACCAGTACATTCTCGGTAGCAATGATTTTTGCCGGATGGTTATACGGTGTGTTAGGGGATGGAAACTGGGAAATGCTGATTTATACCGCGGTAATTCCTCCTTTGGTAGGAACCGTGATGATTTTCTTCTTTGTGCCCAGTGATCGTCAGCATGCAGAGGAGTTAAAGAAAAAAGCAAAGGAAAAGGGAGAAAAGGTAAGTTACTTAAGTATGTATAAAGGAAAGTATCTTTTTATCGGGATCGGCGTGATTGTACTTTCCGGTTTTAACTTTTTAGCTTATTCCGCTTTTGCCAACAACGCCACCACCTATTTAACCAACGAGTTGGGGATGGCCGCAGCCGTAGCAGGTTCCATATACAGTTTGCAGGGAATCGGTCAACTGATCGGATACAACATTTGGGGCTTTATTGCGGATAAGTTTGGAAGAAAAGTGCCGGCCATCGGGATGGCATTAGCCGCGGTAGGGGTATTTATCTATATGCAGCTGAACCCGGAAAACGTCACGGCTTTTCGAATGGTCTCATTAATGATCGGTTTTAGTGTTGGGTTCTCCGGCGCCTGGGGAGCTTACTATACGGAGCTCTTCCCGAAACGCTTCAGTGCACTGGCACCGGGAATTTCTTTTAACGGTGGTCGGATAATTTCATCGATTGCCCTACCCTTTGTGGCGGGAGTAGGTTCCAGCGCTGCGGGGATGACAGGGATCTTCAGTATTGTAATGGCCGTATTTGTGGCGGGAGCCGTTCTTTGGTTGTTCCTTCCGGAGACGTTGAATAAGCCGAGGGAAGAATAA
- a CDS encoding flavodoxin family protein → MAKILVIYYSKTGNTKKMAKAVGEGVKERGGEPDVVHVEDFGDIEKLLDYDGYIMGSPTYFGILAAPLKDFIDRSIKVYKKLDGRVGGAFASSGIQGGGNETTIHSITQALKVHGLIMPGFSGAGHYGPAAVGEPDEKIISESRQLGKSVTALAQKIS, encoded by the coding sequence ATGGCGAAAATACTGGTTATTTATTACAGCAAGACAGGCAACACCAAAAAAATGGCGAAGGCTGTCGGCGAGGGGGTTAAAGAGAGGGGAGGAGAACCGGATGTAGTGCATGTTGAGGATTTCGGGGATATAGAAAAGCTCTTGGATTATGACGGGTATATTATGGGCTCCCCCACCTACTTTGGCATTCTGGCGGCCCCCCTGAAAGACTTTATCGACAGAAGCATCAAAGTGTATAAAAAGCTTGATGGAAGAGTGGGTGGCGCCTTTGCCTCAAGCGGGATTCAAGGAGGAGGAAATGAAACAACCATTCACAGTATTACCCAGGCACTGAAAGTTCACGGCCTTATTATGCCCGGCTTTAGCGGAGCAGGGCATTATGGTCCTGCAGCGGTCGGGGAACCGGATGAAAAAATCATTTCCGAATCCAGACAGCTAGGTAAAAGTGTTACGGCCCTGGCACAAAAGATCAGTTAG
- a CDS encoding ester cyclase translates to MKTKEQDKKKQQETLALKEEKTMGNTKNQGSKTSKTPGSEKVFYGDSTKVSAVGHYDFNDYVKLESKNQKMEGFDPQYRDFVDYIMKITHNIWEEKGIGVIYDTYHNNVTMHTGSKSIVGIKEIISGTMQTLHSMPDRRLIGQNVIWSPLGENGYLSSHRVMSTATNTGDSMFGKATGKKLTFRTVIDCACENNRIYEEWLVRDNLTIVEQMGLDPKAVAKNMAKKHDKNDRVTPESFGLGENMRGQYMPEKYTRKDESVGEWMLEMLSHVYNYRLFNEVRDYYSDSACMHYVGNKDLHGHNEIQGMFISFFASFPNAEFMVDRVTCNEKPEKGEWDVAVRWRINGIHEGIGFFQEPTGKPVNILGINHYHVKNNEIVEEWVTFDALDVLRQVVDTDETPEKED, encoded by the coding sequence ATGAAAACCAAAGAGCAAGATAAAAAGAAGCAACAAGAGACCCTGGCCTTAAAGGAGGAAAAAACCATGGGAAATACTAAGAATCAAGGATCTAAAACTTCAAAAACCCCTGGAAGTGAAAAGGTGTTTTATGGAGACAGTACTAAAGTAAGTGCAGTTGGGCATTACGATTTTAATGACTATGTAAAGCTGGAAAGTAAAAACCAAAAGATGGAGGGTTTTGATCCCCAGTACCGGGATTTTGTGGATTATATCATGAAAATTACCCATAATATTTGGGAAGAAAAAGGAATCGGTGTGATTTATGATACTTATCACAACAATGTCACAATGCATACGGGATCCAAGAGCATTGTAGGTATTAAGGAGATTATTTCCGGAACCATGCAAACCCTGCATTCAATGCCGGATCGACGGCTGATCGGACAAAATGTTATTTGGTCTCCCTTAGGAGAAAACGGATACCTTTCTTCCCACCGGGTAATGTCTACGGCCACCAATACAGGAGATAGTATGTTTGGCAAGGCTACGGGTAAAAAACTGACCTTCCGTACGGTTATCGACTGTGCCTGTGAAAACAATCGAATTTACGAAGAATGGCTGGTTCGGGATAATCTTACCATTGTAGAGCAAATGGGATTGGATCCCAAGGCGGTAGCAAAAAATATGGCTAAGAAGCATGATAAAAATGACCGGGTCACTCCGGAAAGCTTCGGCCTGGGAGAAAACATGAGGGGCCAGTATATGCCGGAAAAATACACACGGAAAGATGAATCCGTGGGGGAATGGATGTTGGAAATGCTCAGTCATGTATACAACTATCGATTGTTTAATGAAGTCCGGGACTACTATAGCGACAGTGCTTGTATGCATTATGTGGGTAATAAAGATCTTCATGGCCATAATGAAATTCAAGGAATGTTCATCAGCTTCTTTGCATCTTTTCCTAATGCGGAATTTATGGTAGACCGGGTGACTTGTAATGAAAAACCGGAAAAAGGCGAATGGGATGTGGCGGTAAGATGGCGCATCAACGGAATCCATGAAGGGATTGGTTTTTTCCAAGAGCCCACGGGTAAACCGGTAAATATTTTAGGAATCAATCATTACCATGTAAAAAACAATGAAATTGTAGAGGAATGGGTTACCTTTGATGCATTGGATGTCCTACGACAAGTGGTTGATACCGATGAAACCCCGGAAAAAGAAGATTAA
- a CDS encoding GNAT family N-acetyltransferase — MEKINYQTADSMEKSKVLPLYEDAGWTAYTENSQQLMAAISKSLRVVGAWDAGKLVGLIRVVGDGEIILFIQDILVLQDYKRRGIGTNLMKLVMNEFKGVRQKVLLTEDTEETRGFYEALGFRSCDDGRMVAFAIQR, encoded by the coding sequence ATGGAAAAAATAAATTATCAAACAGCAGATTCAATGGAAAAAAGCAAGGTACTTCCATTATATGAAGATGCCGGGTGGACGGCCTATACAGAGAATAGCCAGCAGTTGATGGCGGCGATTTCCAAGTCCTTGAGGGTGGTCGGAGCCTGGGACGCAGGAAAACTGGTGGGTCTGATACGAGTGGTGGGAGACGGAGAAATTATACTCTTTATTCAGGATATTCTGGTTCTTCAGGATTATAAAAGAAGAGGGATCGGAACAAACTTAATGAAGCTTGTAATGAATGAGTTCAAGGGTGTCCGGCAAAAGGTGCTTTTAACCGAGGATACGGAAGAAACCAGAGGGTTTTATGAAGCCCTGGGCTTTCGCTCCTGTGATGACGGAAGAATGGTGGCTTTCGCCATACAGAGGTAA
- a CDS encoding serine hydrolase domain-containing protein has product MNYTDTNYYLLGLIIENTTGKAFHQVLKDYIFLPLGMKNASMLHYSEPKEAYKEPIAHFSKDNRIMNDFKNYGGIDFAGGGVVATNEDLLKFMKALVTGRIISKATLETMKNDGDQLYFGIDYGYGVWQFKRIPVFMPGKYSCWGCAGVTGAFMFYHPELDAYLIGNFNDVSYKSKGIRFMLKVINQLLKANTN; this is encoded by the coding sequence GTGAACTATACGGATACCAATTATTATCTTTTAGGCTTAATCATTGAAAACACAACGGGAAAAGCCTTTCATCAAGTGTTGAAAGACTATATTTTCCTTCCCCTTGGAATGAAGAATGCATCGATGCTTCACTACTCCGAACCCAAGGAAGCCTACAAGGAACCTATTGCCCATTTCAGCAAAGACAATCGAATAATGAATGATTTCAAGAACTATGGGGGGATTGACTTTGCCGGCGGCGGGGTTGTAGCCACCAATGAGGATTTGCTCAAATTTATGAAGGCCTTAGTAACGGGGCGGATTATTTCAAAGGCTACTCTGGAGACCATGAAGAATGATGGGGATCAGTTATACTTCGGGATCGATTATGGTTATGGAGTTTGGCAATTCAAAAGGATACCGGTTTTTATGCCGGGGAAATACAGCTGTTGGGGATGCGCCGGGGTAACCGGGGCCTTTATGTTTTACCATCCGGAACTGGATGCGTACCTGATCGGTAATTTTAATGATGTATCCTATAAATCGAAGGGCATAAGGTTTATGCTTAAAGTGATAAACCAACTGTTAAAAGCAAATACTAATTGA